A DNA window from Pontimonas salivibrio contains the following coding sequences:
- a CDS encoding ABC transporter permease, which translates to MARRLTRVLVVVWAAATVGFIALMVVPGDPVDIMLGVQAQVSDSVREQIRADWGMDSPPFLQYLEYMGRLLQGDLGESYQLRSPVVEVISQQIVPTLQLSGAAALLAGVMAYSAALLGRGQKTKKVISLVELVVISSPTFWIGLLLLAVFAFQLGWFPVLSTAGVASLVLPALTLALPVAGIISQVLRQGLDSAEGQPFATTAKSRGLTPAMLVSRHTLRHAAMDTLTLSGFLVGSLLGGTVLVETVFARPGLGQVVIRAIIGRDLPVILGVIVLSAMVFAVINLVVDLSYQALDPRLRSSQAKERS; encoded by the coding sequence GTGGCCCGGCGCCTCACCCGAGTGTTGGTGGTGGTTTGGGCCGCAGCAACAGTCGGCTTCATTGCGTTGATGGTTGTCCCGGGCGATCCGGTGGACATCATGCTGGGGGTCCAAGCACAGGTCTCTGATTCGGTGCGCGAACAAATCAGGGCGGACTGGGGAATGGATAGTCCCCCCTTTCTTCAGTATCTGGAGTACATGGGTCGTCTCCTGCAAGGCGATCTGGGTGAGTCCTATCAGCTTCGCTCTCCCGTCGTCGAGGTGATCTCTCAACAAATTGTTCCCACACTCCAACTCAGTGGCGCGGCAGCCCTCCTTGCAGGGGTGATGGCCTACTCCGCAGCACTGCTCGGGCGTGGCCAGAAAACAAAAAAGGTCATCTCGCTGGTGGAACTGGTGGTGATTTCTTCACCAACCTTCTGGATTGGACTCCTCCTCCTCGCCGTTTTCGCGTTCCAACTGGGCTGGTTTCCGGTCTTGTCGACCGCTGGTGTGGCCTCTCTCGTGCTGCCAGCACTCACCCTCGCTCTGCCAGTGGCCGGCATCATCAGCCAAGTACTGCGTCAAGGCCTCGACTCTGCTGAAGGGCAGCCTTTCGCAACAACCGCAAAATCTCGGGGGCTCACCCCAGCCATGTTGGTCTCACGCCACACCCTGCGCCACGCCGCGATGGACACGCTCACACTGAGCGGGTTCCTTGTCGGTTCACTCTTGGGCGGGACAGTCCTGGTCGAAACGGTCTTCGCTCGACCCGGTCTCGGGCAAGTCGTGATCCGCGCCATTATTGGCCGCGACCTGCCCGTCATCCTCGGCGTTATTGTCCTGTCAGCTATGGTCTTTGCTGTCATCAACTTGGTTGTTGATCTGAGCTACCAAGCGCTGGACCCCCGTTTACGTTCCTCCCAGGCGAAGGAGCGCTCGTGA
- a CDS encoding ABC transporter permease: protein MRTRAVPPSVVLAGFVFALIAVAAVAPSWWTGLSPLDTDAAAVLQPPSSAHFFGTDQSGRDVFSRVVHGARYSLFVGFGATAIALTFGVLIGVGAALAPKAVAAGLSRGVDVLMAFPEFLLALLVIAVMGTGEASIPVAVALAALPAYARVARSETLVVAKAGYVRAARLLGSSPAKVLITHVIPNIVGPLLVMATIGVGTAIVTASGLSFLGLGPQPPTPEWGIILSEGRNFLATAWWIALFPGLAIVATVISVSTLGRYLRSLNEVKI, encoded by the coding sequence GTGAGAACCCGGGCGGTGCCTCCCAGTGTTGTACTGGCCGGGTTCGTGTTCGCACTGATTGCGGTGGCTGCTGTAGCTCCCTCGTGGTGGACTGGGCTGAGCCCACTTGACACTGACGCTGCTGCTGTGCTTCAACCACCCAGTAGTGCGCACTTTTTTGGAACCGACCAATCGGGGCGGGACGTGTTCTCTCGGGTCGTTCACGGCGCGAGATATTCCCTTTTCGTCGGTTTTGGCGCAACAGCGATCGCTCTCACCTTCGGTGTGTTGATCGGTGTGGGAGCTGCCTTGGCCCCCAAGGCCGTGGCAGCGGGACTGTCCCGCGGGGTGGATGTGTTGATGGCTTTTCCCGAATTTCTCTTGGCTTTGCTCGTGATTGCGGTCATGGGTACCGGTGAAGCGAGTATCCCTGTTGCGGTGGCTCTGGCTGCTCTGCCCGCCTACGCCAGGGTGGCGCGCTCAGAAACCCTGGTAGTGGCGAAAGCCGGTTACGTGCGAGCAGCCCGATTGTTAGGGTCATCGCCGGCGAAAGTGCTCATCACACACGTGATTCCCAACATTGTGGGCCCGCTGTTGGTGATGGCGACCATTGGGGTGGGCACCGCCATCGTCACCGCCTCCGGTTTGAGTTTTCTGGGGCTCGGCCCTCAGCCTCCCACCCCGGAATGGGGCATCATCCTCTCCGAGGGGCGCAACTTTCTGGCCACAGCGTGGTGGATTGCCCTCTTCCCAGGGCTTGCCATTGTTGCCACCGTGATTTCGGTCAGCACACTAGGTCGTTATCTACGCTCCCTCAACGAGGTGAAAATCTGA
- a CDS encoding dipeptide ABC transporter ATP-binding protein: MTNRVHLEQLTVQFPGGSAPAVADVSFDIEPGECFALVGESGSGKTLTALSLLGLTPPDAVVTAKSRVIAGVETREFTQSQWRTLRGTRVGLVSQDALVSLDPLRRIGTEVGEVLDIARPRVEEHVRMQQVLAALEQAAVSEPHLRMQQYAHQLSGGLRQRALIASAIAAKPAILIADEPTTALDSLSQARILELLGQLKASGIALLLVSHDIAVVRQIADRIGVMRHGELVEKGPADEILTAPRHPYTRELLDLVPTLKTGAPRNTSHDDPSESPVLLVRGVSRHYATDEGAVFHALQDVSLQVSAGRTLGIVGESGSGKTTLARIVMGIDKPDSGDVELMGKPWSSVSERLQRPQRGAIQLVEQNPYDALDPRWSVKKVIGEAIRLDDTLTDTHQRSARMRELLEQVGLSEELLPRKPHQLSGGQRQRVAIARALARRPRVLVCDEPVSALDASVQAQVLRMLASLQERLALSLIVISHDLGVIAQMSDEVVVLHEGRVVESGNSASVITDPQHPFTRELLAAAPAMMA, from the coding sequence ATGACTAACCGTGTTCACCTGGAGCAGCTCACTGTGCAGTTTCCTGGTGGTTCAGCACCCGCCGTGGCTGACGTGTCGTTTGATATCGAGCCGGGAGAGTGTTTCGCCCTAGTGGGTGAATCGGGTTCTGGTAAAACCCTCACGGCTCTTTCTCTGCTGGGTCTCACGCCACCGGATGCGGTCGTCACTGCGAAAAGTCGGGTCATTGCGGGGGTTGAAACGCGCGAGTTCACCCAATCGCAGTGGCGCACGCTTCGGGGCACCCGGGTGGGTCTAGTGAGTCAGGATGCGTTGGTTTCGCTGGATCCGCTGCGAAGAATTGGTACCGAAGTCGGCGAAGTGCTCGATATCGCCCGCCCACGAGTGGAAGAGCACGTGCGAATGCAACAGGTGTTGGCCGCCTTAGAGCAGGCGGCGGTGTCCGAGCCCCACCTCAGGATGCAACAGTATGCCCATCAACTCTCTGGAGGGCTTCGGCAACGAGCGCTCATCGCGTCTGCAATTGCCGCAAAGCCAGCAATTCTCATCGCAGACGAGCCGACGACAGCCTTAGATTCCCTCAGCCAGGCACGCATTCTCGAACTCTTGGGCCAGTTGAAAGCCTCCGGAATTGCCCTGCTGTTGGTCAGCCATGACATTGCTGTGGTTCGCCAGATTGCCGACCGAATTGGCGTGATGCGACACGGTGAACTGGTCGAAAAGGGGCCCGCTGATGAGATCCTCACCGCACCACGGCATCCCTACACGCGAGAGCTACTCGATTTGGTACCCACCCTGAAAACTGGTGCTCCCAGGAACACCAGCCACGACGACCCTTCAGAGTCGCCCGTGCTTCTTGTGCGCGGGGTGAGCCGACACTATGCCACTGACGAGGGCGCAGTGTTTCACGCACTCCAGGATGTGTCCCTCCAGGTCTCTGCCGGTCGCACGCTGGGCATCGTGGGGGAGTCGGGTTCAGGAAAAACCACCCTTGCGCGGATTGTGATGGGAATTGACAAGCCGGATTCCGGTGACGTGGAGCTGATGGGTAAACCCTGGTCATCGGTGTCTGAGCGTCTGCAAAGACCACAGCGCGGGGCAATCCAACTCGTTGAGCAAAACCCTTACGACGCCCTGGACCCACGGTGGAGCGTCAAGAAAGTCATTGGCGAGGCGATACGCCTCGATGACACTCTCACCGATACACACCAGCGTTCCGCTCGCATGAGAGAACTTCTGGAGCAGGTGGGTTTATCTGAGGAGCTTTTGCCACGCAAACCCCACCAGCTGTCGGGGGGTCAGCGTCAGCGGGTGGCCATCGCTCGTGCGCTCGCCAGGCGACCCAGAGTGCTGGTGTGCGATGAGCCGGTCTCGGCATTGGATGCCTCTGTTCAGGCACAAGTTCTGCGCATGCTGGCTTCGCTACAAGAGCGCTTAGCCCTCAGTCTCATTGTGATTTCTCACGACCTGGGCGTCATTGCCCAGATGAGTGACGAAGTGGTGGTCCTGCACGAAGGTCGGGTTGTGGAATCGGGAAATTCCGCGAGCGTCATCACTGACCCGCAGCACCCCTTCACCAGGGAACTTCTCGCGGCCGCACCCGCGATGATGGCTTAA